The nucleotide sequence GTTTATCTCACTTATAAAAATGTGAATGGCAATATTCGTCAGTTGCTGAGTGATGCACAGAAGTTTACTTATGACCATACGATTAAGGCAGATAATATTGCTTCGACAGTATTTATGAACGATACGACCAAAGTGTACGGTATGTTTTACCAAGTGTATGGCAATGCGGCTTCGCAAGCACAGTTTTACGCTACCGATAGTGTGCGTCATTTTATATCAGGTTCGGTGTATTTTAGGGTAGTTCCTAATTACGATTCGGTACAACCTGCGAGTAATTATTTAGAAAAAGATGTGAGGAGGATAATGGAAAGCCTCCGTTGGAAATAAAAAACAGGGGTAAAAGTTGGCAGTTTACAAATATAGCATTACTTTTGCCCCACAAAACACTGAAAAATTATGAGTTTACAAACTAAAGTAATGGAGGCTCTCAAAGAAGCGATGAAAGCCAAGGACACAGTGGCATTAGAATCGTTGAGAGCTATTAAATCGGCTATTTTGTTAGCCAAAACAGAAGCAGGGGCTGCCGAAGAACTTTCGGAAGCTGATGAACTTAAACTGTTACAAAAATTAGTAAAACAGCGCAAGGACAGTGCGGCTTTGTACGCACAACAAGGTAGGAATGACTTAGCTGAGCCTGAATTAGCCCAAATGGCGGTGATAGAGAAGTTCTTACCGGCTCAACTCAGTGAAGCAGAAGTAGAAACTGCTCTGAGAGGGATTATTAACCAAGTGGGTGCTACTACGCCTAAGGATATGGGCAAGGTAATGGGTGTAGCCACCAAACAATTGGCAGGTAAAGCTGATGGCAAGCTCATTTCGGAGATTGTAAAGAGATTATTGTCTTAGTAATA is from Capnocytophaga ochracea DSM 7271 and encodes:
- the gldD gene encoding gliding motility lipoprotein GldD yields the protein MKKLIYSLLSSVVLLLVACGTDILPKPKGVLRLEYPQASYQKVTELPNCPFTFEVNTLSELKYKPHSCDVNIEYPAMKATVYLTYKNVNGNIRQLLSDAQKFTYDHTIKADNIASTVFMNDTTKVYGMFYQVYGNAASQAQFYATDSVRHFISGSVYFRVVPNYDSVQPASNYLEKDVRRIMESLRWK
- a CDS encoding GatB/YqeY domain-containing protein → MSLQTKVMEALKEAMKAKDTVALESLRAIKSAILLAKTEAGAAEELSEADELKLLQKLVKQRKDSAALYAQQGRNDLAEPELAQMAVIEKFLPAQLSEAEVETALRGIINQVGATTPKDMGKVMGVATKQLAGKADGKLISEIVKRLLS